One segment of Chlorocebus sabaeus isolate Y175 chromosome 24, mChlSab1.0.hap1, whole genome shotgun sequence DNA contains the following:
- the LYSET gene encoding lysosomal enzyme trafficking factor isoform X1 yields the protein MMNFRQRMGWIGVGLYLLASAAAFYYVFEINETYNRLALEHIQQHPEEPLEGTTWTHSLKARLLSLPFWLWTIIFLVPYLQMFLFLYSCTRADPKTVGYCIIPICLAVICNRHQAFVKASNQISRLQLIDT from the coding sequence ATGATGAATTTCCGTCAGCGGATGGGATGGATTGGAGTGGGATTGTATCTGTTAGCAAGTGCGGCAGCATTTTACTATGTTTTTGAAATCAATGAGACTTACAATAGGCTGGCCTTGGAACACATTCAACAGCACCCTGAGGAGCCCCTTGAAGGAACCACATGGACACACTCCTTGAAAGCTCGATTACTCTCCTTGCCTTTTTGGTTGTGGACAATTATTTTTCTGGTACCTTACTTACAGATGTTTTTGTTCCTATACTCTTGTACAAGAGCTGATCCCAAAACAGTGGGCTACTGTATCATCCCTATATGCTTGGCAGTTATTTGCAATCGCCACCAGGCATTTGTCAAGGCTTCTAATCAGATCAGCAGACTACAACTGATTGACACATAA
- the LYSET gene encoding lysosomal enzyme trafficking factor isoform X2, producing MVAFSEMPKPPDYSELNDSLTLAVGTGRFSGPLHRAWRMMNFRQRMGWIGVGLYLLASAAAFYYVFEINETYNRLALEHIQQHPEEPLEGTTWTHSLKARLLSLPFWLWTIIFLVPYLQMFLFLYSCTRADPKTVGYCIIPICLAVICNRHQAFVKASNQISRLQLIDT from the exons ATGGTGGCTTTCTCTGAAATGCCAAAGCCACCCGATTATTCAGAGCTGAATGACTCTTTAACGCTTGCCGTGGGAACAGGAAGATTTTCGGGACCATT GCACAGAGCATGGAGAATGATGAATTTCCGTCAGCGGATGGGATGGATTGGAGTGGGATTGTATCTGTTAGCAAGTGCGGCAGCATTTTACTATGTTTTTGAAATCAATGAGACTTACAATAGGCTGGCCTTGGAACACATTCAACAGCACCCTGAGGAGCCCCTTGAAGGAACCACATGGACACACTCCTTGAAAGCTCGATTACTCTCCTTGCCTTTTTGGTTGTGGACAATTATTTTTCTGGTACCTTACTTACAGATGTTTTTGTTCCTATACTCTTGTACAAGAGCTGATCCCAAAACAGTGGGCTACTGTATCATCCCTATATGCTTGGCAGTTATTTGCAATCGCCACCAGGCATTTGTCAAGGCTTCTAATCAGATCAGCAGACTACAACTGATTGACACATAA